CCGGACGTGGTCAGCGGTGAGTGCCGGCGGGTCGCTCGGTTCGACCTGCCACTTGAACTCCGAGTAGAGTCCCGTCGCGGGGTTCACTGCGGCCACCCGTCGCCCGACGAGGTGCTGATACCAGTCGTCGACCACGCCGCGGACTCGTCGTTTCGTCCGGGGGGCGTACCCCTCGTCGTTCAACTGGTCGAAGGCGGCGTAACAGGCGTCGACGGCGTCGTACACGGGTCGTTCCGAATCCCGGTGAACCGGCCGGAGCAGGTCATCGATCCCGTTCGCGCTCACGTAGGCCCGCACGTAGAGGTTCAATCGCTTCCGCATCGCGGCTATCGACGACTCGGCGAGGTCGTGTCGGTCGCGACGCCGGTCGAGGAAGCGTTCGAGCGCGATGACCGTCGCCTCGTCGCCGGTGGCCCAGTGGTACCCCTCGTCGACGTCGCCGGCGAGGTCCTCGGCCCAGAACGCACCGAACGAGCGGTCGTGGTGGCGTCGCAACGCCGCGAGGAACGCGCGGAGCCCTTCGTCGCGGAACCACCGATGCGTCGGCTTCTCCGTCTCCGGATCGTGCCCCGCAGCGGCGAACCGAGGGGCGATAGTGTCCCAGTACAGGTCGGCGAACGCTTCCCGGTCGAGCGTCGACCAGCGAACGTCCTCGAACGGATCGTCGGGAAGAAGCCCGTTCGTTGTCTGGGAGGAATCTGAGTCGGCCATATACTCGCTGTTCGACGGTCGTCCTCGTCACCTAATAACTCTGTGGGGGAAACGGACCCGAAGAGTCCGTTCGACCCACGGTCGTGCGCGGCGATACCGGTGTATTACGATGTATCGTATACCGCTATACAAATTCTGGTGAGTTCGGTCGTTCACAGTCTCGGAGGATGAGCTAGCTTTTGGGCGAATCTTCGTCGGTCCGTGGCCCTTTGTCGTATCGAACACCGACTTCGGGTGCTAACAGCGTTTTTGGCCAGCGCTCCCCTACGGGTACCTGCGATGTGCCACCACTTCGAACCCGTGGACGACCTGACCGACAAGGAGCGTGAGGAGCTCCTCGAGGAGCACGACCTGGAGGACCTCCGGACCGAACACTCCGAGGAGGAACTCGAAACGCTCGGCATCGCCTGAGGGTCCCGACGCTGAACAACATCCTCCCGGCCGTCTCGCCTCCGTCTACGAACAGTTCCTGTCGATAACCGTCGAGGTGATTGACTGCCTGGGGTTCGAGCCCCGCGGCGGTTCACGTCTGTTCGGAACCCCCGACGTGCGGTTCCGTGCCCGAGAAACGTTATTGAACCGAGCGCAGTCGACGGCCC
Above is a window of Halomarina ordinaria DNA encoding:
- a CDS encoding tyrosine-type recombinase/integrase — its product is MADSDSSQTTNGLLPDDPFEDVRWSTLDREAFADLYWDTIAPRFAAAGHDPETEKPTHRWFRDEGLRAFLAALRRHHDRSFGAFWAEDLAGDVDEGYHWATGDEATVIALERFLDRRRDRHDLAESSIAAMRKRLNLYVRAYVSANGIDDLLRPVHRDSERPVYDAVDACYAAFDQLNDEGYAPRTKRRVRGVVDDWYQHLVGRRVAAVNPATGLYSEFKWQVEPSDPPALTADHVRALVSVADSSRERLLVVALAGWGLRASEVAALHVSQVRRDGEDGPYLRFEERKNGPGEVNLLYGLDVFDERLDDLLAGDGATTPAADAGWNGYLFPSSTAANGHVGRERVWAWFRALADDAGLPERIDGERPSPQLCRRFWYDAYTAALGQVLDGIGEIAAEQGSSDASVVHENYLSDERARRTRREFMRTRLAAAFETPAAGPSVSSTN